Proteins co-encoded in one Salvia splendens isolate huo1 chromosome 4, SspV2, whole genome shotgun sequence genomic window:
- the LOC121799814 gene encoding acetate--CoA ligase CCL3-like, with translation MGVAERDIDDLPKNTANYAPLTPLTFLERAALVHPTRKSIIHGSLTYTWQQTYRRCRQLASALATRGVTFGSTVAVIAPNIPAMYEAHFGVPMSGAVLNAVNVRLNAQTIAFLLGHSQSAVIMVDQEFFTLAEESLKIIADTQKEKFKAPILIVIADENCDPKSLHYALGRGAIEYEKFMATGDANFEWRPPQDEWQSITLGYTSGTTASPKGVVLHHRGAYLMALSNPVVWGMQEGAVYLWTLPMFHCNGWCFTWSLAALCGTSICLRQVTAKGVYSAIANLGVTHFCAAPVVLNTIVNAPKSETILPLPRTVHVMTAGAAPPPSVLFAMSQQGFRVTHTYGLSETYGPSTICAWKPEWDSLPPEDQARLNARQGVRYVALEGLDVVHTENMTAVPADGKTIGEIVFRGNVVMKGYLKNPKANAEAFANGWFHSGDLAVKHPDGYIEIRDRSKDIIISGGENISSVEIENILYQHPAIFEVSVVARPDVRWGESPCAFVTPKPDVDVANLADDIMKFSRAKMPAYWVPKSIVFGPLPKTATGKIQKHLLRSKAKEMGPVRKSRM, from the exons ATGGGAGTTGCAGAGAGAGACATCGATGATCTCCCCAAGAACACTGCTAACTACGCGCCGCTCACGCCGCTCACCTTTCTGGAGCGGGCCGCCCTCGTCCACCCGACCCGGAAATCCATCATCCACGGCTCCCTCACCTACACGTGGCAGCAGACTTACCGTCGATGCCGCCAGCTCGCCTCCGCCCTCGCAACCCGCGGCGTCACCTTTGGCAGCACT GTGGCAGTTATTGCGCCAAACATTCCAGCCATGTACGAAGCCCATTTCGGGGTTCCTATGTCCGGTGCTGTACTGAACGCCGTCAATGTTCGTCTAAATGCGCAGACCATAGCTTTTCTTCTTGGACATTCACAGTCTGCAGTCATTATGGTTGATCAAGAGTTCTTCACTTTAGCCGAGGAATCTCTGAAAATTATAGCAGATACGCAGAAAGAAAAGTTCAAGGCTCCGATTCTGATCGTGATCGCGGATGAGAACTGCGACCCTAAGTCACTGCATTATGCACTAGGAAGAGGAGCCATCGAGTACGAGAAGTTTATGGCAACTGGCGACGCAAACTTTGAGTGGAGGCCACCACAAGACGAGTGGCAGAGCATCACCTTGGGCTATACCTCAGGCACGACGGCTAGTCCTAAGGGAGTCGTGCTGCACCACCGTGGGGCATATCTCATGGCTCTGAGCAACCCCGTTGTGTGGGGAATGCAAGAAGGCGCTGTTTATCTTTGGACTCTACCGATGTTCCATTGCAACGGTTGGTGCTTCACTTGGAGTCTCGCAGCACTTTGTGGAACGAGCATATGCCTTAGACAG gTCACAGCAAAAGGTGTCTACTCGGCTATAGCAAATCTGGGTGTGACTCATTTTTGTGCTGCACCTGTGGTTCTCAACACCATCGTGAACGCCCCGAAAAGCGAGACAATCCTCCCCCTCCCTCGCACGGTCCATGTGATGACGGCCGGTGCTGCTCCACCTCCTTCAGTTCTCTTTGCAATGTCGCAACAAGGCTTCCGAGTCACTCACACTTACGGGCTCTCTGAAACTTATGGTCCCTCGACTATATGTGCGTGGAAGCCCGAGTGGGACTCGCTACCACCTGAAGATCAAGCCCGTCTAAACGCGAGGCAAGGGGTCCGATACGTTGCCCTAGAGGGTTTGGACGTCGTCCACACCGAAAACATGACAGCTGTTCCTGCCGATGGCAAGACGATCGGAGAGATTGTCTTCAGGGGCAATGTTGTGATGAAGGGATATCTAAAGAACCCGAAAGCGAACGCGGAGGCTTTTGCCAATGGATGGTTTCACTCCGGCGACCTAGCCGTGAAGCACCCCGACGGATACATCGAGATCAGGGACCGATCGAAGGACATCATCATATCCGGAGGCGAGAACATCAGCAGCGTCGAGATCGAGAACATTCTCTACCAGCACCCCGCCATATTCGAGGTCTCGGTCGTGGCCCGGCCGGACGTGCGGTGGGGCGAGTCACCCTGCGCATTCGTGACGCCCAAGCCGGACGTCGACGTGGCCAACCTGGCGGACGATATAATGAAGTTCAGCCGCGCGAAGATGCCGGCGTACTGGGTCCCCAAGTCCATCGTGTTCGGGCCGTTACCGAAGACGGCCACCGGCAAAATACAGAAGCACCTGTTGAGGAGCAAGGCGAAGGAGATGGGGCCGGTGAGGAAGAGCAGGATGTAA
- the LOC121799813 gene encoding beta-D-xylosidase 1-like has protein sequence MAKNTPIILILSLCTLLRLSESRPPFACDPNNGATKNLPFCRTSLHIRDRVADLIGRLTLQEKIRSLVNNAAPVERLGISGYEWWSEALHGVSNTGPGVKFGGEFPGATSFPQVITTAASYNASLWEAIGQVVSDEARAMYNGGRAGLTYWSPNVNIFRDPRWGRGQETPGEDPALAAKYAASYVKGLQGNSAGNRLKVAACCKHYTAYDLDFWNGIDRFHFNAKVSKQDLEETYNVPFKACVSEGQVASVMCSYNQVNGKPTCADPSLLRDTIRGQWRLNGYIVSDCDSVDVLYNSQHYTSTPEDAAADTIKAGLDLDCGPFLAIHTEGAIRANKLSEVDVNRALGNLLTVQMRLGMFDGPRQPYGNLGPRDVCTPAHQQLALEAARQGIVLLQNSNRALPFSGHKYRTVAVIGPNSDVTDTMIGNYAGIPCAYTTALQGISRYTKTIHENGCASVSCPDNRAFGRAEAIARQADATVLVVGLSQAIEREFLDRNGLLLPGHQQELVSRVARASKGPVILVLMSGGPIDVTFAKNNPKIVGIIWAGYPGQAGGTAIADVIFGMTNPGGKLPMTWYPQAYLAKVPMTDMSMRADPGRGYPGRTYRFYKGPTVYPFGFGLSYTNFRQTLAHGQTKVLVPNTSSNTVKNNTMIMSNGIRVSSTNCDALSLGFHVNVENVGDMDGTHTVMLFASSPSAGGFGEEKRLVVFEKVHVVAGAKESIRINLDPCSHLSVVDRFGIRRIPMGEHRLHFGEDLKHTILLHNEVEEIKY, from the exons ATGGCCAAAAACACCcctatcatcctcatcctctCCCTATGCACCCTCCTCCGTTTATCGGAGTCACGGCCGCCCTTCGCCTGCGACCCGAACAACGGTGCCACCAAGAACTTGCCCTTTTGTCGAACTTCGTTGCATATAAGAGATAGGGTTGCGGATTTGATTGGAAGGCTCACTTTGCAAGAGAAAATTAGGTCCCTAGTGAACAATGCTGCCCCCGTGGAGCGCCTCGGGATATCTGGCTATGAGTGGTGGTCGGAGGCGCTCCACGGGGTGTCCAACACTGGCCCCGGGGTCAAGTTTGGTGGCGAATTTCCCGGGGCCACCAGTTTCCCGCAGGTCATCACCACTGCGGCCTCCTACAACGCCTCGTTGTGGGAGGCCATTGGTCAG GTGGTCTCGGATGAAGCACGAGCAATGTACAATGGGGGCCGGGCGGGCCTGACCTATTGGAGCCCGAACGTGAACATATTTAGGGACCCTCGATGGGGCCGAGGCCAAGAGACGCCGGGTGAGGACCCGGCGCTGGCGGCTAAATACGCCGCCAGCTACGTGAAGGGGCTGCAGGGCAACTCCGCCGGAAACCGGCTAAAGGTGGCCGCGTGTTGCAAGCATTACACAGCGTATGACCTTGATTTTTGGAATGGCATTGATCGATTTCATTTTAATGCTAAG GTGAGCAAGCAAGATTTGGAGGAAACATACAATGTGCCGTTCAAGGCGTGTGTATCGGAAGGACAAGTGGCGAGTGTGATGTGCTCGTACAATCAAGTCAATGGTAAACCAACTTGCGCTGACCCTTCTCTCCTTCGCGACACTATTCGCGGGCAATGGCGTCTTAACGG GTACATTGTTTCCGACTGTGACTCAGTTGATGTTCTCTACAATAGTCAACATTACACATCCACCCCTGAAGATGCAGCTGCCGATACAATTAAAGCAG GCTTGGATTTGGACTGCGGCCCTTTCCTTGCGATCCATACAGAGGGAGCAATACGGGCCAACAAATTAAGCGAGGTCGATGTAAATCGGGCCCTGGGGAATTTACTCACGGTCCAAATGCGTTTAGGTATGTTTGACGGCCCGAGACAACCATACGGTAATTTGGGCCCGAGGGACGTATGCACCCCAGCCCATCAACAATTGGCTCTTGAAGCGGCCCGACAAGGAATTGTTTTGCTACAAAATAGTAACCGGGCCTTGCCATTTTCGGGCCATAAATATCGGACCGTCGCCGTGATCGGGCCCAACTCCGACGTCACGGATACTATGATAGGCAACTATGCTG gAATTCCATGTGCCTATACTACTGCATTACAAGGTATATCAAGATACACTAAGACCATTCATGAAAATGGATGTGCTTCAGTGAGCTGCCCCGATAATCGTGCGTTTGGGCGGGCTGAGGCCATTGCTCGACAGGCTGATGCAACAGTGTTGGTTGTGGGCCTTAGCCAAGCGATCGAGCGTGAATTCCTTGATCGGAATGGGCTTCTTTTGCCGGGTCACCAACAAGAGCTTGTGTCAAGGGTGGCTAGGGCCTCCAAAGGCCCAGTTATATTGGTCCTAATGTCTGGTGGCCCAATTGATGTCACATTTGCTAAAAATAACCCGAAAATTGTCGGTATTATATGGGCCGGGTACCCGGGACAAGCCGGGGGTACTGCGATTGCTGATGTTATATTTGGGATGACCAATccag GAGGGAAGTTGCCTATGACATGGTACCCTCAAGCTTATTTAGCAAAGGTGCCTATGACGGATATGTCGATGCGCGCAGACCCGGGAAGAGGGTACCCGGGCCGGACCTACCGGTTTTACAAAGGTCCAACTGTTTATCCATTTGGGTTTGGGCTAAGTTACACAAATTTTAGACAAACATTAGCCCATGGCCAAACAAAAGTGTTAGTCCCTAATACAAGCTCAAACACGGTCAAGAACAACACTATGATCATGAGTAACGGAATTAGAGTTTCAAGCACAAATTGTGATGCTCTAAGCTTAGGGTTTCATGTCAACGTCGAGAATGTCGGTGATATGGACGGGACACACACTGTGATGCTTTTTGCGTCCTCCCCATCCGCGGGAGGGTTTGGGGAGGAGAAACGCTTGGTGGTATTCGAGAAGGTTCATGTGGTGGCCGGAGCTAAGGAAAGCATAAGGATTAATCTTGATCCGTGTAGTCATTTGAGCGTTGTGGATCGATTTGGCATCCGAAGGATTCCAATGGGAGAACATAGACTTCACTTTGGTGAAGATCTTAAACATACCATTCTACTCCACAATGAAGTGGAGGAAATCAAGTATTGA
- the LOC121800016 gene encoding uncharacterized protein LOC121800016, protein MEDYNRSEDYNASSQHHESATVDKKYGGLVPKKKTLISKDHERAFFDSADWALCKQGAGIDQKSTIAIETLRPKLKKTHHQQLPPRRPACTS, encoded by the exons ATGGAGGATTACAACAGAAGTGAAGATTACAATGCTTCTTCCCAACACCATgag TCAGCAACGGTTGATAAGAAATATGGTGGACTTGTTCCCAAAAAGAAGACTCTAATATCTAAG GACCATGAGCGGGCTTTTTTTGACTCGGCAGATTGGGCTCTATGCAAG CAAGGTGCAGGAATTGATCAAAAATCAACAATTGCTATCGAGACCTTGCGACCAAAATTAAAG aaaACTCATCATCAGCAATTGCCTCCTCGAAGACCTGCTTGTACATCTTAA